The DNA window CCAATTTGGGTCTGCCATTCAAGATTCTGAAAAGCTTATCCAAATCTAAAAAGATCATAAAAAATTTCGTACCTGATTTCGCAATTGGAACAGGAGGTTTTGCAAGCGGACCGGCTCTTTATGAAGCCAGTAAAATGGGAATCCCAATTTTTATCCAGGAACAGAATGCACATGCAGGGGTTACAAATAAGATTTTAAGTAAGAAAGCAAAAGCTGTTTTTACCGCTTATCCACAAGTAGAAGGCTTTCCTACTGAAAAGATCAAATTTCTGGGCAATCCTATCCGTGAAAATATCATTTCAGGAATGGAGGATACAGTACAGGCAAAAGAAAAAATGGGATTAAATACAGAAAAACTTACTATACTTTCTGTTGGTGGATCTCTAGGTTCCAGAACGTTAAATAATGCATGGAAATCCCATCTCGATGAAATTATAAATAAAGATTATCAGCTGATCTGGCAAACCGGAAAGCTGGATTATAAAAATATTATTGAAGAAACTAAAGACAAAAACAGTCCTAATATTCAGATTCATGAATTCATAAAAGACATGGAGAAAGCTTATTCTGCTGCAGATATCATTGTTTCAAGAGCGGGGGCCATTGCTATCTCCGAACTTGCGGTAGCACAAAAACCTGTTTTATTGGTTCCTTTCCCATTTGCGGCAGAAGATCATCAAACTAAGAATGCTTTGAATCTGGTAGAAAAAGATGCGGCTAGAATGGTAAGGGATTCTGAGATGGAAGAAAAATTCTGGAATACACTTGAATCGATATGTGAAAGTGAAAGCTTAAGAAAAGAAATGTCTAAAAATTTAGAGTATTTCGCCAAGCCGAATGCTGCAAAGGAAATTGTTGATGAGATTTTAAAAAAACTACAATAACCAAGACCAACAAGATATGAGAACTAAATTATTAACAGTCCTGCTAATCAGTTTTTTCAC is part of the Chryseobacterium paludis genome and encodes:
- the murG gene encoding undecaprenyldiphospho-muramoylpentapeptide beta-N-acetylglucosaminyltransferase, translating into MNKKLKVLLSGGGTGGHIFPAIAIADEIKKRFPDTEFLFIGANGKMEMEKVPQAGYKIEGIDIAGIDRGNLLSNLGLPFKILKSLSKSKKIIKNFVPDFAIGTGGFASGPALYEASKMGIPIFIQEQNAHAGVTNKILSKKAKAVFTAYPQVEGFPTEKIKFLGNPIRENIISGMEDTVQAKEKMGLNTEKLTILSVGGSLGSRTLNNAWKSHLDEIINKDYQLIWQTGKLDYKNIIEETKDKNSPNIQIHEFIKDMEKAYSAADIIVSRAGAIAISELAVAQKPVLLVPFPFAAEDHQTKNALNLVEKDAARMVRDSEMEEKFWNTLESICESESLRKEMSKNLEYFAKPNAAKEIVDEILKKLQ